One genomic segment of bacterium includes these proteins:
- a CDS encoding STAS domain-containing protein, which translates to MENFTISYKKDIVIVKVDLPAATMRDSQFLWETLANDSLFDKEKIIIDLSDCSFIDSTFIGMIVKIFKRINEKHGVMKLVFPQITDIESFRVIGIAKILECFNSVEHAIESFNPDSSVSRIEIDQNSLYHTISEGKK; encoded by the coding sequence ATGGAAAATTTCACTATCAGCTACAAAAAAGATATAGTAATCGTAAAAGTTGATCTTCCTGCAGCAACGATGCGGGATTCTCAATTTTTATGGGAAACTCTTGCAAACGATTCTCTTTTTGACAAAGAGAAAATAATAATAGACCTTTCCGACTGTTCTTTCATCGATTCCACTTTTATTGGGATGATCGTTAAAATATTTAAAAGAATAAATGAAAAGCACGGTGTTATGAAATTGGTTTTCCCGCAAATAACAGATATTGAGTCCTTCCGCGTTATCGGGATTGCAAAAATCTTGGAGTGTTTTAACAGCGTTGAACATGCAATTGAAAGCTTCAATCCGGATTCTTCGGTCAGTAGGATTGAAATAGATCAGAATAGTCTTTACCACACCATTTCAGAAGGTAAAAAATAG
- a CDS encoding rhodanese-like domain-containing protein, whose amino-acid sequence MKLVENLDAKTFEKKMEEDKDAVLLDVRTPMEHQMVRIPNSILIDINSPSFVEEIDKLDKSKSYYVYCRSGNRSFHAGNYMLKVGFEKVYNLEPGIIGWNGKKELSI is encoded by the coding sequence ATGAAACTAGTAGAAAATCTTGATGCAAAAACTTTTGAGAAAAAAATGGAAGAGGATAAAGATGCCGTTCTGCTGGACGTACGCACTCCGATGGAACATCAGATGGTTCGAATTCCTAATTCTATTCTGATAGATATAAATAGTCCTTCTTTCGTTGAAGAAATTGACAAGCTTGACAAAAGTAAAAGCTATTACGTTTATTGTCGTAGCGGTAACAGAAGCTTTCACGCTGGTAACTACATGCTAAAAGTGGGCTTCGAAAAAGTGTACAATCTTGAGCCGGGAATAATCGGCTGGAACGGCAAAAAAGAATTATCTATCTAA
- a CDS encoding MBL fold metallo-hydrolase: protein MFFERIYEKGLAQASYIVGCQATKEAIVIDPKRDIDTYFEIAERENLRITHIAETHIHADFLSGSLELAHETGAKIYLSNEGGNDWQYQFDHIGLKDGDIIKIGNINLEVMHTPGHTPEHISFILTDLPASKEPSMIFTGDFVFVGDVGRPDLLEKAAGYEGTMIAGARQMFQSLKRFKELPDHLQVWPAHGAGSACGKSLGAVPSSTIGYEKLSNWALKINDEETFIRTLLDGQPEPPKYFAMMKKLNKIGPRVLGSVPHPARLSVARFKDSIQNNYQIVDTRDKLSFAGGHILGSLNIQDNNSFSTWAGWMLEYDRPIILIARERRVDALNRALIRIGIDNLEGYISDIDKLESSGMDIEILNQISVNELNQDISKYKVIDVRSYTEYDISSIPESVNIHAGQLEKNLDKISKEEELVVYCASGDRSAIAASFLLKKGFSKVYNLSGGINSWFQAGYKINRGTIKESEPANII, encoded by the coding sequence ATGTTTTTTGAACGTATATATGAAAAAGGTTTAGCACAGGCAAGCTACATTGTCGGATGCCAGGCAACAAAAGAAGCAATTGTCATTGATCCTAAAAGAGATATTGATACTTATTTCGAAATTGCAGAAAGAGAAAATCTTCGTATCACTCATATTGCTGAAACGCACATTCATGCAGATTTTTTAAGCGGTTCACTTGAACTTGCTCATGAAACCGGTGCCAAAATTTATTTATCCAATGAAGGTGGAAATGACTGGCAGTACCAGTTTGATCATATTGGATTGAAAGATGGAGATATAATAAAAATCGGGAATATAAATCTTGAAGTAATGCATACTCCCGGGCACACACCTGAACATATCTCGTTCATACTGACTGACTTACCGGCAAGCAAAGAGCCATCAATGATATTCACGGGAGATTTTGTTTTTGTAGGTGATGTCGGAAGACCAGACTTGCTTGAAAAAGCTGCCGGTTATGAAGGAACCATGATTGCCGGTGCGAGACAGATGTTTCAGTCTTTAAAAAGATTTAAAGAGCTACCTGATCATTTGCAGGTTTGGCCGGCACACGGCGCCGGATCTGCTTGCGGAAAATCTCTTGGTGCTGTTCCAAGTTCAACTATTGGATATGAAAAACTTTCCAATTGGGCCTTGAAGATTAATGATGAAGAAACTTTTATCAGAACTCTGCTTGATGGTCAGCCGGAACCACCTAAATATTTTGCGATGATGAAAAAACTAAATAAGATCGGTCCTAGGGTGCTTGGTTCTGTTCCGCATCCTGCAAGATTAAGCGTAGCTAGATTTAAAGATTCCATCCAGAATAATTATCAGATTGTTGATACACGTGACAAGCTGAGTTTCGCCGGAGGTCATATCCTGGGAAGTTTGAACATTCAGGATAACAATTCATTCAGCACGTGGGCAGGGTGGATGCTTGAATATGACAGACCAATAATCCTGATTGCACGAGAGCGAAGAGTGGATGCTTTAAACAGAGCACTGATACGAATTGGTATCGATAATCTTGAGGGATACATTTCTGATATCGATAAACTTGAATCCTCAGGCATGGATATCGAAATCTTAAACCAAATCAGTGTAAATGAATTAAATCAGGATATTTCAAAATATAAAGTTATTGATGTGAGAAGTTATACTGAGTACGATATTTCAAGTATTCCTGAATCTGTTAATATTCACGCTGGTCAGCTTGAAAAAAATCTTGACAAAATTTCGAAGGAAGAAGAACTTGTAGTTTATTGTGCCAGCGGTGACAGGTCTGCAATTGCTGCGAGCTTTTTGTTAAAAAAAGGTTTTAGCAAAGTTTATAATTTAAGCGGTGGTATTAACTCCTGGTTCCAAGCGGGTTATAAAATAAACAGGGGAACCATTAAAGAATCAGAGCCAGCAAATATTATTTAA
- a CDS encoding RNA-binding protein, translating to MSTKLYVGNIPWAFNNEKLMDTFKTHGNIISAKVVTDRESGKSRGFGFVEMENESDANNAIKALNGSEINGRKIVVSTAKTS from the coding sequence TTGAGCACAAAACTTTATGTGGGCAATATTCCATGGGCATTCAATAATGAAAAGCTAATGGACACATTTAAGACTCACGGAAATATCATTTCCGCAAAAGTTGTAACCGATAGGGAGAGCGGAAAATCAAGAGGATTTGGCTTCGTTGAAATGGAAAACGAGAGCGATGCAAACAATGCAATAAAAGCCCTTAATGGTTCAGAGATAAACGGAAGAAAAATTGTTGTCTCAACTGCCAAGACCAGTTAG